A genomic window from Bdellovibrio sp. SKB1291214 includes:
- a CDS encoding potassium transporter Kup, translating into MLSLAALGIVFGDIGTSPLYALRECFGGEYGLAVSPENVIGILSLIVWTMISTICVKYMAYVMRADNKGEGGILSLMALAVRSQHTKDITHRRWVMTILGLFGAALLYGDGVITPAISVLSAMEGLKIVTNQFDPYIIPITIFIINALFLMQRYGTGRIGVIFGPILLLWFTTLGVLGVNGLISNPSILEALWPHHALEFFFRNGVHGFLVLGSVVLVVTGGEALYADMGHFGKTPIRMAWFFVALPALILNYFGQGALLLTNSDAISNPFYMLAPKWAVIPMVCLSTTAAVIASQALISGVFSITRQAIQLGFCPRINIVHTSSQEIGQIYIPAINWSLFVGVVWLVLTFKTSSNLAAAYGIAVTGTMVITTILAYEVARQKWNWSFFKAAGIFGVFFIIDMAFFAANFHKIPHGGWVPLVIGAVIYLLMTTWQKGRQVLFRRLKERSMPTEDFMLKLLREPPIRVPGTAIYMSGDPWGVPAPLLHNLKHNKVLHQRVAILTIQTREVPFVSKKDNISIQEIVPNFYRILAYYGFMETPKMKHILEACRNKDINFNVNETTFVLGRETIIATKGAPRKDEPQMSHWRERLFAVMSKNAQRPTAFFRIPPNQVIEVGIQVEI; encoded by the coding sequence ATGCTATCTTTGGCCGCGTTGGGCATCGTGTTTGGTGATATCGGAACAAGTCCCCTGTACGCCCTTCGTGAATGTTTCGGTGGAGAGTACGGCCTGGCGGTTTCACCAGAAAATGTGATCGGCATCCTGTCTCTGATCGTATGGACGATGATCTCTACAATCTGTGTAAAGTACATGGCGTACGTTATGCGTGCGGATAATAAAGGCGAAGGCGGAATCTTATCCTTGATGGCGCTGGCGGTGCGCAGTCAACATACGAAAGATATTACGCATCGTCGTTGGGTGATGACGATTCTAGGGTTGTTTGGTGCGGCTCTTCTTTACGGGGATGGTGTTATCACCCCGGCAATCTCGGTTTTGTCGGCGATGGAAGGTCTCAAAATCGTCACGAATCAGTTCGACCCGTACATTATCCCCATCACCATCTTCATCATCAATGCCTTATTCTTAATGCAAAGGTACGGTACGGGCCGAATCGGGGTCATTTTTGGTCCGATCCTGTTGTTGTGGTTTACAACTTTGGGAGTTCTAGGAGTGAATGGTCTTATTAGTAACCCTTCCATCTTGGAAGCGTTATGGCCACATCACGCTCTGGAGTTTTTCTTCAGAAATGGAGTTCATGGTTTTCTGGTTCTAGGTTCCGTGGTCCTTGTTGTGACCGGTGGTGAAGCTTTGTATGCGGATATGGGGCACTTCGGAAAAACGCCGATTCGTATGGCCTGGTTTTTTGTCGCATTACCCGCGTTGATTTTGAATTACTTCGGTCAGGGCGCTTTGCTTTTGACAAACTCGGATGCGATTTCAAATCCGTTTTATATGTTGGCACCGAAATGGGCCGTGATACCTATGGTCTGCTTAAGTACGACAGCTGCAGTCATTGCGTCTCAAGCATTGATCTCTGGAGTTTTCTCCATCACTCGACAGGCGATTCAGCTGGGCTTCTGTCCTCGTATTAATATCGTTCACACATCTTCACAAGAGATCGGTCAGATTTATATTCCTGCGATCAATTGGTCCTTGTTCGTGGGTGTTGTGTGGTTGGTTCTGACATTTAAAACATCCAGTAATTTGGCGGCGGCGTACGGGATTGCTGTGACTGGAACCATGGTTATCACGACAATTCTTGCCTACGAAGTAGCTCGTCAAAAGTGGAATTGGAGTTTCTTTAAGGCTGCCGGGATTTTCGGGGTGTTCTTTATCATCGACATGGCTTTCTTTGCGGCGAATTTCCATAAAATCCCACACGGCGGTTGGGTTCCGTTGGTGATTGGCGCTGTGATCTATCTGTTGATGACAACATGGCAAAAAGGCCGCCAGGTCTTGTTCCGCCGTTTGAAAGAGCGTTCCATGCCCACAGAAGACTTTATGTTGAAGCTTTTGCGTGAACCGCCGATTCGCGTTCCAGGAACTGCCATTTACATGTCAGGGGATCCTTGGGGGGTGCCTGCGCCCTTGCTGCATAATCTAAAGCACAATAAAGTCCTGCATCAGCGTGTGGCGATCTTAACGATCCAAACGCGCGAGGTTCCGTTTGTGTCTAAGAAAGACAATATTTCGATTCAAGAGATTGTTCCAAATTTTTATCGCATCTTAGCTTATTACGGCTTTATGGAAACGCCAAAGATGAAGCATATTTTGGAAGCTTGTCGCAATAAAGACATCAATTTTAACGTGAATGAAACAACGTTCGTATTGGGACGTGAGACCATTATTGCAACCAAAGGTGCTCCACGGAAAGACGAACCTCAAATGTCTCACTGGCGTGAGCGATTGTTTGCGGTGATGTCTAAGAATGCCCAACGTCCCACGGCGTTCTTCCGCATTCCTCCGAATCAGGTGATCGAAGTCGGTATCCAAGTAGAGATCTAG
- a CDS encoding patatin-like phospholipase family protein, with protein MMSNLGLVLSGGGARGAYQVGVLTAVAEICRELSIDNPFGVFTGVSAGAINACALTSHPGCFHEACDSLRDIWGALSSDDVFESDPLSVTGVALHWLMDLSSGGLKRTPGKSLLNTSPLRNLISKNCRFENIQKKINEGIIRGVGISALDFHSSSTVTFIQGAEDIELWERVRRQAVRSQINVDHVMASSAIPVLFPAIAVDSRYYGDGSIRNFSPCAPAIYMGAERLLAIGVRRQQEACYTSPEVAPAEAPSVARVASVLLHALMSDGIEFDIERIERINLAISKIHHAERKKLTVKPIDVLWISPSRDFSEIAAQHAHELPRMIRYLLRGLGGLEESAELSSFLLFEENYVQTLLEIGYEDGRDAKQELIQLLTGKKLPDTIATSHM; from the coding sequence ATGATGTCGAACTTAGGCCTGGTTTTATCAGGTGGAGGCGCCCGAGGCGCTTATCAAGTCGGCGTATTAACAGCTGTGGCTGAGATATGTAGAGAACTCTCAATCGACAATCCCTTTGGCGTGTTCACAGGAGTCAGTGCGGGGGCTATTAATGCTTGTGCTCTCACATCTCACCCCGGTTGTTTTCATGAGGCATGCGATAGTCTGCGTGATATCTGGGGAGCCCTTAGCAGTGATGATGTCTTTGAATCAGATCCTTTGTCTGTGACGGGCGTGGCTTTGCATTGGTTGATGGATTTATCAAGTGGTGGCTTGAAGCGAACGCCAGGAAAGTCATTACTAAACACCTCCCCTTTACGAAATCTTATTTCTAAAAATTGTCGCTTTGAAAATATTCAAAAAAAAATCAACGAGGGAATAATTCGCGGCGTGGGAATCTCAGCGCTGGATTTTCACTCGTCTTCAACAGTCACCTTTATCCAAGGTGCGGAGGACATAGAGTTATGGGAAAGAGTACGAAGACAAGCAGTGAGATCTCAAATCAACGTCGATCACGTCATGGCATCGTCGGCCATCCCGGTTTTATTCCCAGCGATTGCAGTGGATTCCAGATACTACGGGGATGGGTCGATTCGGAACTTCAGCCCGTGCGCTCCCGCGATTTACATGGGAGCCGAGCGACTGCTTGCCATCGGTGTCAGACGCCAACAGGAGGCTTGCTATACGTCTCCCGAGGTTGCGCCTGCGGAAGCGCCGAGTGTAGCACGTGTTGCGAGTGTTCTGCTCCACGCCCTGATGAGCGATGGAATCGAATTTGATATCGAACGAATTGAAAGAATTAATTTAGCGATTTCAAAGATTCATCATGCCGAAAGAAAAAAGCTGACCGTGAAGCCGATCGACGTCTTATGGATCTCCCCGTCTCGTGACTTTTCTGAAATCGCAGCACAACATGCCCACGAGCTGCCCCGAATGATTCGCTATCTGTTACGAGGTCTGGGAGGTCTGGAGGAATCTGCGGAGCTTTCAAGCTTTCTTTTATTTGAAGAAAACTATGTGCAGACCTTATTGGAAATAGGTTACGAAGATGGTCGCGATGCAAAGCAAGAGTTGATACAACTTTTAACGGGAAAAAAACTTCCCGACACCATCGCGACTTCGCACATGTGA
- a CDS encoding M23 family metallopeptidase, whose product MTPGWKQLVNFAGCIITVGTLGSCTTFHTPLSREVLNGSPSRGTASDQPMTVMSEDDKHFDWPVDSARMTRGFLPNKRRPHLGIDLAAPKGTPILAAQGGTIIYAGREFKGYGKMVLIESGDGWATLYAHFDKILVSEGQKVRKGEVIGAMGRTGRATGVHLHFEIRKNRGPIDPLPLLPDTAATSTAQL is encoded by the coding sequence ATGACACCAGGATGGAAACAACTTGTTAACTTTGCAGGATGCATAATCACAGTAGGAACTTTAGGTTCCTGCACGACTTTTCACACGCCACTTTCCCGTGAAGTCTTAAATGGCTCTCCGTCTCGCGGAACAGCTTCTGATCAGCCCATGACGGTGATGTCCGAGGATGACAAACACTTTGATTGGCCGGTTGACAGTGCTCGCATGACTCGTGGCTTTTTACCTAATAAACGCAGACCCCATTTGGGAATTGATCTGGCTGCTCCTAAAGGAACGCCGATATTGGCTGCCCAGGGCGGTACAATCATTTACGCAGGTCGTGAGTTTAAAGGATACGGAAAAATGGTTCTAATCGAGTCTGGCGACGGCTGGGCAACATTGTATGCCCACTTCGACAAGATCTTGGTTTCTGAAGGCCAAAAGGTTCGCAAAGGCGAAGTCATTGGCGCCATGGGACGCACAGGACGCGCAACCGGAGTTCATTTGCACTTTGAAATCCGTAAAAACCGCGGACCGATCGATCCTCTTCCGCTTCTTCCAGACACAGCGGCCACTTCAACAGCTCAACTTTAA
- the glyA gene encoding serine hydroxymethyltransferase, with translation MNSTSMTLNQVDPEVFGVIQKESERQQYGLEMIASENYTSKAVMEAQGSILTNKYAEGYPGKRYYGGCVNVDTVESLAIERAKKLFNMNYANVQPHSGSQANMGVYLAACKAGDTILGMDLSHGGHLTHGSPVNFSGMLFKAASYKLDPETGRINYDTIRAVAKETKPKLIIAGYSAYPRVLDFAKFKEIAVEVGADLLVDMAHFAGLVATGHHPSPAEYADYVTTTTHKTLRGPRGGMILTNSEEKAKIMNSRIFPGIQGGPLEHVIAGKAVAFGEALKPEFKDYSGKVIQNAKTLSEELLSQGFKLVTGGTDNHLMLIDLSDREITGKVAEIALDEAGITVNKNTVPNEKRSPFVTSGIRIGTPALTTRGMGTSEMKKIGQWIAQVLNNADNADLKNKVHNEVKEMCKSFPIY, from the coding sequence ATGAATTCGACATCTATGACATTGAACCAAGTTGATCCCGAAGTTTTTGGAGTGATTCAGAAAGAATCTGAACGCCAACAATATGGTCTAGAGATGATCGCTTCGGAAAACTACACGTCTAAAGCTGTGATGGAAGCTCAAGGTTCTATCCTAACGAACAAGTATGCTGAGGGTTACCCAGGCAAACGTTACTACGGTGGTTGCGTGAACGTAGACACGGTTGAGTCCCTTGCGATCGAGCGCGCAAAAAAACTATTCAACATGAACTACGCAAACGTTCAGCCGCACTCTGGCTCTCAAGCGAATATGGGTGTTTACTTGGCGGCTTGTAAAGCTGGCGACACAATCCTGGGTATGGATTTGTCTCACGGTGGTCACTTGACTCACGGGTCTCCAGTGAATTTCTCTGGGATGCTTTTCAAAGCAGCTTCTTACAAATTGGATCCAGAAACGGGGCGTATCAATTACGATACAATCCGTGCCGTTGCCAAAGAAACAAAACCAAAATTGATCATCGCGGGTTACTCGGCCTACCCGCGTGTTTTGGATTTTGCTAAATTTAAAGAGATCGCAGTTGAAGTGGGTGCAGACCTTTTGGTTGATATGGCTCACTTTGCAGGTTTGGTTGCTACGGGCCACCACCCGTCTCCGGCGGAATACGCTGATTATGTAACGACGACGACACACAAAACTTTGCGCGGTCCTCGTGGTGGTATGATTCTGACGAACTCCGAAGAAAAAGCAAAGATCATGAACTCTCGCATCTTCCCTGGTATTCAAGGTGGTCCATTGGAGCACGTGATTGCTGGTAAAGCTGTCGCGTTTGGCGAAGCTTTGAAACCTGAATTCAAAGACTACAGCGGAAAAGTTATTCAAAATGCGAAAACATTGTCTGAGGAACTTTTGTCTCAAGGCTTTAAGCTAGTAACTGGCGGTACAGACAATCACTTGATGTTGATTGATTTATCAGACCGCGAGATCACTGGTAAAGTCGCAGAAATTGCGTTGGATGAGGCTGGTATCACTGTGAATAAAAACACAGTGCCGAATGAAAAGCGTTCTCCATTCGTAACAAGCGGTATTCGTATTGGAACACCTGCTTTGACGACTCGTGGAATGGGCACTTCAGAAATGAAGAAGATCGGTCAATGGATTGCGCAAGTGTTGAACAACGCTGATAACGCTGATTTGAAAAACAAAGTTCACAATGAAGTAAAAGAAATGTGTAAGTCATTTCCAATCTACTAA
- a CDS encoding RpiB/LacA/LacB family sugar-phosphate isomerase produces the protein MIIYIGCDHAGLDLKLKVMSAFPNFEWKDQGTFTGDSVDYPDYADKVCKELTKVEILNQKSGITDPTFGPAMGILICGSGQGMAIRANKYQHMRAALCWNEDIAKLSREHNNANILVLSARFTSPDLAIKMVKEFFATKFEGGRHQRRVDKLAADTGC, from the coding sequence ATGATTATTTATATTGGCTGCGACCATGCAGGTTTGGATTTAAAACTTAAGGTGATGTCTGCATTTCCAAATTTTGAATGGAAAGATCAAGGCACTTTCACGGGTGATTCTGTCGACTATCCTGATTATGCCGACAAGGTTTGCAAAGAACTGACAAAGGTCGAAATCCTCAATCAAAAATCAGGAATCACCGATCCCACATTCGGTCCTGCGATGGGTATTTTGATCTGTGGATCAGGGCAAGGCATGGCGATTCGTGCGAACAAATATCAACACATGCGTGCGGCTCTTTGTTGGAATGAAGACATCGCAAAACTTTCCCGCGAACATAATAATGCGAATATTTTAGTTTTAAGTGCCCGCTTCACTTCCCCAGATCTTGCGATAAAAATGGTGAAAGAGTTCTTCGCAACAAAATTCGAAGGCGGCAGACACCAACGTCGCGTTGACAAATTGGCCGCCGACACTGGTTGTTGA
- the fabF gene encoding beta-ketoacyl-ACP synthase II, translating into MSSRFERPSITQRRVVVTGVGAVTPLGNTIEESWSNAKKGVSGIAPITKFDTTGFDVTFAGEVKGFNADQYIEKKEQKKMDEFIHYSIAASKMAIEMAKLELSEKEKATTGVIIGVGIGGLQNLEETSIKMKEKGPGRVSPFFIPSVITNLAAGQVSIALGLKGPNYSVTSACASGVHSIGDAVRYIRDGVADVMLAGGAEATICRLAVGGFAAMRALSTRNDAPEKASRPWDKDRDGFVLGEGAAILCIESLEHAEKRGAKILCEITGYGVSSDAYHMTSPAPEGAGGYAAMAMALKDSGLKATDIQYINAHGTSTPVGDGLETAAIKHLLGEHAKNVMVSSTKSMTGHALGAAGAIESAFCVMAIRDQIAPPTLNLENPSEDCDLDYVPHKAREAKIDNVLNNSFGFGGTNACMIFSKFNN; encoded by the coding sequence ATGTCATCCCGATTTGAACGTCCATCCATCACACAAAGAAGAGTTGTTGTAACTGGCGTTGGTGCAGTCACTCCCCTCGGTAATACTATCGAGGAGAGCTGGTCTAATGCTAAAAAAGGTGTATCTGGCATCGCCCCGATCACTAAATTTGATACAACAGGTTTCGATGTGACTTTTGCCGGTGAAGTGAAAGGCTTTAATGCTGATCAATACATCGAGAAAAAAGAGCAAAAGAAAATGGATGAGTTCATTCACTATTCAATCGCCGCTTCAAAAATGGCGATTGAAATGGCGAAATTGGAACTTTCTGAAAAAGAGAAAGCGACAACGGGAGTTATCATTGGTGTAGGTATCGGCGGGCTTCAAAACCTTGAAGAGACCTCCATCAAGATGAAAGAAAAAGGACCTGGACGTGTCAGTCCATTCTTTATCCCGTCCGTGATCACGAACTTGGCTGCAGGTCAGGTATCAATCGCCTTGGGACTTAAAGGTCCAAATTATTCTGTTACATCGGCTTGCGCTTCAGGTGTTCACTCGATCGGAGATGCGGTTCGCTACATCCGTGACGGTGTTGCTGATGTTATGCTTGCTGGTGGTGCAGAAGCTACTATTTGCCGTTTGGCTGTGGGCGGTTTCGCTGCGATGAGAGCGCTTTCTACTCGCAACGATGCTCCTGAAAAAGCCAGCCGTCCTTGGGATAAAGACCGTGATGGTTTTGTCTTAGGTGAAGGTGCCGCGATTTTGTGTATCGAATCTTTGGAACACGCTGAAAAACGTGGTGCTAAAATTCTTTGCGAAATCACTGGCTACGGTGTTTCTTCAGATGCTTACCACATGACTTCTCCGGCTCCAGAAGGTGCTGGCGGTTATGCGGCAATGGCGATGGCGCTTAAAGACTCCGGTCTTAAAGCAACAGACATCCAATACATCAATGCACATGGAACTTCTACTCCAGTGGGTGATGGTTTGGAAACAGCTGCGATCAAACATCTTTTGGGTGAACACGCCAAAAACGTGATGGTATCCAGCACAAAATCTATGACAGGCCACGCGTTGGGTGCAGCTGGTGCGATTGAATCTGCTTTCTGTGTGATGGCGATTCGCGATCAGATTGCTCCACCAACTTTAAACTTGGAAAATCCAAGCGAAGATTGTGACCTGGACTATGTACCTCACAAAGCACGTGAGGCGAAGATCGACAACGTCCTTAACAACAGTTTTGGATTCGGCGGAACAAACGCTTGTATGATCTTCTCTAAATTTAATAACTAA
- the acpP gene encoding acyl carrier protein, whose translation MALHPKVKDIIVEQLGVDPEKVKPEASFIDDLGADSLDIVELVMAMEEEFDLEIPDEDAEKLKTVQDVASYLEKKGKA comes from the coding sequence ATGGCATTGCATCCAAAAGTTAAAGACATCATCGTAGAACAACTTGGCGTAGATCCAGAGAAAGTTAAGCCAGAAGCTTCTTTCATCGACGATCTTGGTGCAGACAGCTTGGATATCGTTGAGCTAGTAATGGCTATGGAAGAAGAATTCGATCTTGAAATCCCAGACGAAGACGCTGAAAAGCTTAAGACTGTTCAAGACGTTGCTTCTTACCTAGAAAAAAAAGGTAAAGCGTAG
- the fabG gene encoding 3-oxoacyl-[acyl-carrier-protein] reductase produces the protein MSGNSLQGKKIVVTGGSRGIGASIVKLLADEGAQVAFTFSSREEAAQQVAHTLKGEGHFYIKMDVANEQSVNEAVEHILEKWSDVDGVVNNAGITKDQLLLRMKAEDFDSVVSTNLRGTFLVTKAFTKSMMKARKGSIVNITSVIGQTGNAGQANYAASKAGTVAFAKSVALELASRNVRVNNVAPGYIATEMTDVLPEEVKAKILEKVPLNKIGEGTDVAQAVRFLLSDESKYITGQTLSVNGGMFME, from the coding sequence ATGAGCGGAAATTCACTTCAAGGTAAGAAAATCGTAGTTACTGGCGGCAGTCGTGGTATCGGTGCCTCTATCGTTAAACTTCTTGCTGACGAGGGTGCTCAAGTCGCTTTCACATTCTCTTCTCGTGAAGAAGCTGCACAACAAGTTGCTCACACCCTTAAAGGTGAAGGTCACTTCTATATCAAGATGGACGTTGCAAACGAACAATCTGTGAATGAAGCGGTCGAGCACATTCTTGAAAAATGGTCTGATGTTGATGGCGTTGTTAACAATGCAGGTATCACTAAAGACCAATTGTTGCTGCGTATGAAAGCAGAAGATTTTGATTCTGTTGTCTCTACGAATTTGCGCGGAACTTTCTTGGTTACGAAGGCTTTCACTAAATCCATGATGAAAGCTCGCAAGGGTTCCATCGTAAATATCACTTCTGTTATCGGCCAAACTGGAAATGCAGGACAAGCGAACTATGCCGCTTCTAAAGCTGGTACAGTTGCTTTTGCTAAATCCGTGGCATTGGAACTTGCTTCCCGTAACGTGCGCGTGAATAACGTGGCTCCTGGTTACATCGCGACCGAGATGACAGACGTATTACCAGAAGAAGTAAAAGCAAAGATTTTAGAAAAAGTTCCTTTGAATAAAATTGGCGAAGGCACTGACGTTGCTCAGGCTGTAAGATTCTTGTTGAGTGATGAATCAAAATACATCACTGGGCAGACTCTCAGCGTGAACGGCGGAATGTTTATGGAATAA
- the fabD gene encoding ACP S-malonyltransferase yields MFTLVFPGQGSQQPGMGRFLFDNFKIAQEIFEEGSEALKQDMKKLCFEGTEADLALTENTQPALLLVSTATQKVLRSEFGVKVQSAAGHSIGEYAALVAADVIRFDQAMQAVRTRGQAMQSAVPVGQGGMVAVLGLEPDQVETLCQWTVKNSGFGPLSPANFNSPGQIVISGSMKAINWLKDNFKPDAIWAEAPKRAKLIPLVVSAPFHCEMMKPAEDTMRLVLTAMEFKTAAFPIVQNFHAKFETEGAALRENLIRQVSAPVRWMQSMDTLKASGHSQVIECGAGKVIQGLLKKIDGEFFKVMTTTSMEDLKTIEDFLKATSH; encoded by the coding sequence ATGTTCACTCTGGTATTTCCCGGACAAGGCAGCCAACAACCTGGCATGGGCCGTTTTTTATTCGATAACTTCAAAATCGCTCAAGAAATCTTTGAAGAAGGTTCTGAAGCCCTTAAACAAGACATGAAAAAGCTGTGCTTTGAAGGCACAGAAGCTGATCTTGCTTTGACAGAAAATACTCAACCAGCATTGTTGTTAGTTTCAACGGCCACTCAAAAAGTTTTACGCTCTGAATTTGGAGTGAAAGTTCAGTCCGCTGCCGGCCACTCTATCGGTGAATACGCCGCATTGGTTGCAGCGGATGTGATCCGTTTTGATCAAGCGATGCAAGCCGTTCGCACACGCGGACAAGCAATGCAATCTGCAGTTCCGGTGGGTCAAGGTGGAATGGTTGCGGTGCTGGGTCTTGAACCTGACCAAGTTGAAACACTTTGCCAGTGGACAGTTAAAAATTCTGGTTTTGGTCCACTATCTCCTGCGAACTTCAATTCTCCAGGGCAAATCGTAATTTCTGGTTCTATGAAGGCTATCAACTGGTTGAAAGACAATTTTAAACCAGATGCTATCTGGGCCGAGGCTCCAAAACGCGCAAAACTAATTCCTCTGGTAGTATCTGCTCCTTTCCATTGCGAAATGATGAAGCCCGCAGAAGACACCATGCGTTTGGTTTTGACCGCGATGGAATTTAAAACTGCGGCCTTCCCTATCGTTCAAAACTTCCACGCGAAATTTGAAACCGAGGGCGCGGCTCTTCGTGAAAATCTGATCCGTCAAGTTTCAGCACCTGTTCGCTGGATGCAAAGCATGGACACTTTAAAAGCATCTGGACACTCTCAAGTTATTGAATGTGGCGCTGGAAAAGTTATCCAAGGGTTACTAAAGAAAATTGATGGCGAATTCTTTAAAGTAATGACCACAACTAGCATGGAAGATCTCAAAACTATTGAGGATTTTTTGAAAGCTACGAGTCATTGA
- a CDS encoding beta-ketoacyl-ACP synthase III → MAGMYRSRVAGIGSYLPEKILSNFDLEKMVETSDQWIVERTGIERRHIAAEGEGTSDLCLRAAEKALADANLTAQDIDMIIVGTVTGDRQMPSTACYVQSKLGCRNIVAFDLNAACSGFLYSVSIADQFIRTGMYKNVLVLGAEVLSRFVNFKDRETCILFGDGAGAWVLQRAQEGDKNVIASSHLHADGDLAELLTLPGGGSLMPQSQYVLDNNLHYVSMKGREIFKNAVRTMALCCKEALEANEMSPDKVDWIVPHQANKRIVEAVADQFKFPMERVILYLHETGNTSSASIPLAFDWAVQNGKIKRGQTILLTAFGAGLTSGSVLLRY, encoded by the coding sequence ATGGCAGGAATGTATCGATCTCGTGTAGCAGGGATTGGCTCTTATCTACCTGAAAAGATTCTTTCAAATTTCGATTTGGAGAAGATGGTAGAGACGTCCGATCAATGGATCGTTGAACGTACAGGGATCGAACGCCGCCATATCGCAGCCGAAGGTGAAGGCACATCTGATCTTTGCCTTCGTGCCGCTGAAAAAGCTCTCGCAGACGCGAATCTTACAGCTCAAGACATTGATATGATCATCGTCGGTACTGTTACTGGTGACCGTCAGATGCCTTCCACAGCTTGTTACGTACAAAGTAAACTGGGTTGTCGCAATATCGTGGCTTTTGACCTGAATGCTGCTTGTTCTGGCTTCCTTTATTCTGTTTCTATTGCTGATCAATTTATTCGTACAGGTATGTACAAAAACGTTCTAGTTCTAGGAGCTGAGGTTTTGTCTCGCTTCGTGAACTTTAAAGATCGTGAAACATGCATCCTTTTCGGTGACGGTGCAGGCGCATGGGTTCTTCAGCGCGCACAAGAGGGCGACAAAAATGTGATCGCCTCTTCTCACCTTCACGCGGATGGTGATTTGGCTGAGCTTCTAACACTTCCGGGTGGTGGCAGCTTGATGCCTCAATCTCAATATGTTCTAGATAACAATTTGCACTACGTTTCTATGAAAGGTCGCGAGATCTTTAAGAACGCAGTTCGCACAATGGCCCTTTGCTGTAAAGAAGCGTTGGAAGCGAATGAAATGTCTCCTGATAAGGTGGACTGGATCGTTCCTCACCAAGCTAACAAACGCATTGTTGAAGCCGTTGCTGATCAATTTAAGTTCCCCATGGAGCGCGTGATCCTTTACCTTCACGAAACAGGTAACACATCTTCCGCTTCAATCCCGTTGGCCTTTGACTGGGCCGTTCAAAATGGAAAAATCAAACGTGGTCAAACGATCTTGCTTACTGCATTCGGTGCAGGCTTGACGTCTGGTTCCGTTCTATTGAGGTACTAA
- the rpmF gene encoding 50S ribosomal protein L32: MPTPKKKTSRSKRDMRRSHDGLSAPAVALNKKTGELVRPHRATKGADGALYYKGKQISAAK, translated from the coding sequence ATGCCAACTCCTAAGAAAAAAACATCCCGTTCAAAACGCGATATGCGCCGCTCTCATGACGGTTTGTCTGCTCCAGCTGTAGCTTTGAACAAAAAAACTGGCGAACTAGTTCGTCCACACCGCGCAACTAAAGGTGCTGACGGCGCTTTGTACTACAAAGGCAAACAAATCAGCGCAGCTAAGTAA
- a CDS encoding YceD family protein: MKINLAGIPEDGVTYVWTRQTGEANAVLADLIDKEAYTAEFTIRPLNSKDFDMTGKIVTKEPCQCSRCGNDIKLPINAKFHEILIPKQDQPRGGKYSKVNHVSDIPEGEMDFCEYEDQSFDMAEYLHEVIALATPFNPVCPKEDNPECSIYTNPEPEHGFIYNEEMPVEKPESPFAALKNLKLN; encoded by the coding sequence ATGAAAATCAATCTTGCTGGAATTCCTGAAGATGGCGTTACCTACGTTTGGACTCGCCAAACAGGTGAAGCCAATGCCGTTTTGGCCGATTTAATTGATAAAGAAGCCTATACTGCAGAGTTCACAATACGCCCGTTGAACTCCAAAGACTTTGATATGACTGGTAAAATCGTTACCAAAGAACCTTGCCAGTGTTCTCGCTGCGGCAATGACATTAAATTGCCGATCAATGCGAAATTCCATGAAATCCTGATCCCTAAACAAGATCAGCCCCGTGGCGGCAAATATTCTAAAGTAAACCACGTCAGCGATATTCCAGAAGGCGAAATGGATTTCTGTGAATATGAGGACCAAAGCTTCGATATGGCTGAATACCTACACGAAGTGATTGCCCTGGCGACTCCGTTTAATCCGGTTTGCCCTAAAGAAGACAATCCGGAGTGCTCAATTTACACAAATCCTGAGCCAGAACACGGCTTTATCTACAACGAGGAAATGCCTGTAGAAAAGCCAGAGAGTCCTTTTGCGGCTTTAAAGAATTTAAAGCTTAATTAA